The sequence CCCTGGAGCCTCCGGCTGCGCAGCGCTGGGCGCGCCCCTTCAGCGGACCCTCGCGCGGCGGCTCCTCCTGGAAACCAGGTCAGCAGGTTCCTCCGGGCCCGGCAGGAGCCTGAAGCCTCGAGCCTGAAGTCCCCTCGGCATCCCGGGGCTGAGCCCGGGCCTCGCAGTGCGGGGGACAGCGGACAGCGTCCCGCCCTTCCCCGGgcgccccccgcccagccccggcccccgccTCACCCCAGCCTCCGCGCCCGACGCTCTTGGGGCGCACACCCCACCGCGCTCAGCACAACCTGCAATCCCGGGCGTCCGCGGGTCCCGGCTCGGCTTCTTTCTGCCCCCACGAGCCCCCGCCCGAGGGTCTCGGCTCCTTCTTTGGCGCGCCCAGAGCGGACCCGGTTGGCTGCCCGCGATGCCTGTGGGTGGACGTCCCCGGAGCCCATTGGGTGCGCAGAGGCCGCaggcggcggggccggggccgggggcgtCGGCCGCGGGTGGGGGGGCGGCGCTCGGAGGGAGGGGGCGGCGCGCGGGTGGGGTGGCGGCgcgcggggggagggggcggcgcgCGGGGGAGGGGCGCGCGGGCCGGGCAGCAGGGGGcgtgcgcggggcggggcggggccgcacCTGTCTCGGCGCGGGAGGGGGGATGCCCGGAgccgccgcgccccgccccgcgggCTCCTCCCCGCCGCCGCGGCCCCCCGGCTGCGCCCCGATGCGCTGCGCCGGGAGCCGGCCGGAGCTCGAGTCGCCGCCGCCGCAGGGGCGCCCGGGCCGGGGTgacgccgccgccgcccgcgacCCTCCTCGGCCCCGCCGGCCGCATGGAGCCCCCGGAAGGCGCCGGACCCGGAGGTGAGCGCGCCCGGGACCCGGGGCCCCCAGCCGCCAGCTCCGCAGCGGGTCGCAGTGGCCCCCAGCCTGGCGCGCGGCGCCGCCCGGGGAGTGGGgcgctggtgggggggggggctccgcCCAGCGCACCGGGGCGTCCGAGCTGGGGGCGCCTGCCGGGACCGGCCAGCCCTGCAGCgctggggctgggggcgcccAGATCCGGTCCCCGCCCCTGGCCTCCGCGCTCGCTGCCGAGCCTGACCCGCTTCTTGGTGGGCGGCCCAGAGTTTCATCCTGACACCCCGGCGCCCAGCGGGGCCTGGGGAGGGCGCtggtgggcgggggaggggcaACGGCCGGATTTGGGGTCCCGCACCGCGAGGCGTGGGCGCGACGCCGCAGGCGCGTCCGCTTTGTTCACCGGGCGGAGGTGGGGTCCGCTGGGGAGGGCGGGGAGTCCTGCGAGTGCTCCTGGGCTGCCATCGGGGGTCCCACGGAAAGCCGGGTGAACGCCCGGACGCGGCCTGCGGGGCCGGGGCGAGGCCTCGGGGCGCACGCACTTGGGAGAGGGCAGGAGTGCACGGGCCGCGCCTCGGGGAACTGTGGGGTCCCACAGCCCCTCAGGATCCGTGCGGCCCCAGGCAGGGTGGGGGCTGGTGAGGGGGGAACTCGGGAACCAGAGCTTCGCCCTGGAATTGCTCTCAGGAAGGGTCTGCATCCGGCTGACCCCGTCGAACTCGGGTGACAAACAGCCAAGCTCACCCCGGAACCCCGCCCCGGAACCCCACCCCGGCCAGTGAGGGGCAGCTTGTCGCCGCCTGCCCGCGGCCTCCTCTGGAGCCCAAAGGGCCCTGGGAGGTGGTTCCCAGCTGGCCTGCCCCACTCTGTCTGCAGGGGGTCCAGGCAGGCGGAGGGGTGGGCTGGAGGCACCCCAAGCACTACCAGACACGCCCAGGGGATAAtaggctttcttttcttttgcattaGGGGGAGGGGGTCCAGGCCCTTTCTGGCAACTAACAGTCCCAAGACCCTGCACAGCTTTGTGGGGAAGGGGATTGGAGAGCACGGCGAGGGGTGCTTAGCGGCCTCGCTGCCGGTGGGTGGGAGAGCCTGGGCTGAGCCTCCACGTCCACAGCTGTTGGAGGAGCCCCCCACCCCGGGACTTCCTGAGGACTGCGCCTTGTCACCGTGTGCAGCCCGACCAGCCAGCCGCCACCAACTCCCCTCCAAGTCCAGAGCGTTATTTCAGAAATCTCTAAAAGATACGGACTTGGTAAAGCGTAGCCACAGTCTTTTCATACCTGAAAGAGTTATCAATAATCTTAGTATCAAACCATCCCGAGTACTATCTTAGTCCGGTTGTCCGTGTCTGGTGGGCGTCTGGGCCCGCATTCTGGTGCTCAGGGAGCTTCTGGTCTGATGGGGGAGGCGAGACCACCGAGAAGGATTAGCGGAGAGGGTGGAGGACCTGTGCATCGGAGGAGCAGGCGCTCCCCTAGAAGCCCTACCTGGTGCCTTTAGGAAGCCGGGGTGCTACCCTCGCCTGGACATCTGTCCACCTGGACACCTGTGGGGCAAGCAGAAGGCTCAAACCCGGGCGTGGGCGGCTGACCGACTGGACAAGGCCTCGCCCAGCACCCCGGAAAGGCTGTGTGTCTGGGGGGTTGggcaggaactgaatccaggacacGGGTACTGGGGAAATAGGGCAACGGGGCCCCGCCTCATGGCCATCTCCCTCTTCCCACATGATATTCATCCATTcactccattcattcatttgttcaaccaGGGAGAGTGTTGGGGCACAGCCGAGGACATGTGATTCACCCCAAGGCCTCGGCACAAACGTGCTGGGAAATAGGTCAGGGCTGCGCACTCCCATTGCAGCCACCCAGGGAACGGCAGGTGGGAGGGCGGCTCTGTGGGCGCTCCTCCTGGGCAGGCACCCCAACTCCAGCCTCCCCCACCGGGGTACAGGCTTCCCCCCCTTGATTGGAGCCTTCTGCTGGACAGCAGGCTTGGGTCACCCCAGCTGATGGAAACGGGGTTGACCTACCCATCTGCTCTGACGAATGCGGCTGGCACGTGCCTGGCAGTGGCCCTACCATCTCGCGCTCCCTCGAGACTCAGGAGTCACAGGCCAGTCCAGCCTGGCTGCTCCCGGGGCTCTCGCTCCATATCCTGTTTCCATCTCATTTTTCCAGCCAAAAGATGTGTCCTTGATGACAAACGTTGCGTCTGctgtctcctctccctctccGGCTGGGCACGGGCAGGGTGTTGGCACTGCCAGAGGGATATGGCTTCACAGAGACGTGAAGGAGTCAAAACTAGAGGCATGGCAGCATCCAACTTCCAGCTAGCAAATGTCACCAACTCGACGGTGCCATTGCTGTTCCCAGGATGTTAAAAGTGGCGAGACGCACTTCGCTGCCGCACCACAGTGCCACGGTGCCTGCAGGGGCTGTGCCCCTCTGGCCGCAGCATCTGAAATGGGGCCTGTCAGTGTTCCCAGCACCACCACTCCCCAAAGCAGGACGGACGGAGCTTTCTGCTTCAGCTGAGGTCCTCCAGGGGAACACATGTCAAGGGGAGGGAGCCCACGTGGGTAGAGGGAGGCGGGGGCAGCGTCTGAGTCCTGGCTGCTTCCTGTACACATACAGCCAGAGCCCGGCCCCCAGGCTCAAGGGCGCTCAGCAGTTTCCCCCCTCTTGGAGCAGAAGCCTGGTCTTTAGACGTGTGACCCTGCTGCGCCCTGCATGGCCACCTCTCTGCCCGGCTGCTTCTCAGGGACTTGCTCTCCCAGGGTCTTTGCACTTGCTGCCCCTTTCcagacttctccccctcctccagaCCCCCTCTCTGTTGTCTCCTCAGTACTCCCTGAACCCCCAAAATGGGAGACCATGCCCCAAATCCTGGCACTGCCTTGCCTCTCAGTGGGTGAGATCTTCATCTATTTTGTTCAGGTCTCTGTCCCCAGCACAGAGGtggcacccaggaagcctggatggatggatgggaggatgggagatgagagggtggatggatgggtggatgggtgatgggagggtggatggatgggtggatgggaggatggatgggaGGATGAGAGAGTGGattgatggatgggtggatgggtgatgggagggtggatggatggatggatggatgggtggatgggtgatgggagggtggatggatggatggatggatggatggatgggtgatgacagggtggatggatggatgggtgggtggaaggGTAGATGGGAGGATGGGTGATGGGAGGgtggatgggaggatgggagggtagatggatggatgggagggtggatggatgggaggatgggaggatggatgatGGAGGAAGGACGGATGGATGACTGATGAGACCTTCTTATCTGAATGAGATGGTATCATAAGCAGAAACCCCACCTCGGACAGGGTCCAAGGAACCTTTGCCAGCTTCCTCATGGACACTCTCGTCCGTCCACTGGGCCCTGGACCAGCCTGGGATGTGACtgcagatggggtggggggacccCGGCCCAGGCAGGCTGGGGGCCTGGGCACTTTCCTCAGTGTCCAAGGCCCTGCCTTGCAGCTGTGAGGATGGCGTCGGTTTATAAATACATGTGGAGAAAGTGCTAGAAAGACATGAGCACAGTGAAATATCGCGGTCAACCCGGTTCCCACAGGAGGCCCTGCAGAGCTGCCTTTGTCCGGGAGTCCGTGGGTTTGGaggaggtggaagggggtgggtgTCCCCGAATCGGGAAGGCAGGCGAAGGCTGCCCCAGGGCCTCTCACTACGGCCTggcctggagccccagggaggtgGCAGAGTGCGGCCTGCTCTGCTAGGACAACGGGACGGAGCCCGCGGAGGAGGACGTGTGGCGCACCAGGCCATCCCCTGCCGCCCGCCCCCCAACCCCCTTGGGGCCGCGGGGCTGCAACGGACGAGGCAGCACAGACCCCACTTGCAGGCAGGACAGGCTCGCATGTGGTGACGCTCCCTGCCCTGTCCACACTCTGACCCTCGAACAGCTCAGCTGAAACCACAGGGCTGTGGCACCGATGGCGTCCCCACCCGACAGTGCGGCGCCTGCTCGTGTCCTCTGCACGCAGAGGTGACCTTCAGCGGAGGAGCATCCGGGACACGCAGGGGTGTAACTCTACCTCTGCGGGCATCACCAATCCCCCCGCCCCCTTCCACCTGGCACCCCCCAGGGACCACACAGCACTCTGgtcacctgggcaggctgcagctGCGTCCGTGGGCAGCCCCGACAGCCCCAATAGCCCCAACAGCCCCCCGACTCTGCCTCTGGGGACAGCTTGGCGTGGCCCTGCCCCGGGACACGGGCCCACCGTCTTCCTCGGCTCAGCGGGGAAGGGTACAAGGGCTCGGCTCCCGGCAGCTGTGTCTGGCCGCCGGCCGGGCTGTCTGGGGCAGGACCGGTGGGCTCCTCGCAGGCAGCTGTCGCCCGGACGCCCAGCTGAGGCGCCCCCTCAGCTCAGGGCTACAGCTGCTGGGGCCAGGGCTGCTAAAAATACCCCATTCACGGGGCACTCGGGAGGGGTCGCCCCAGAGCAGGCTCTTCCTGGCCTCGGATGGGGCCAGAGGGTCCCCGTAGTCGAGACAAGGAAGGCCGGTGGCCTCGGGGTCTGGCCTCAGCACGTCTGGTCGCTCTGCCCTTCACTGAGAGCCCGCGCGGCCCCTCCCGCGAGCCAGCtgaggggagggggctgtgggggcatCCCCGCAGGCAGCAGGGTCACATGGGACGGGGTGCAGTGGGGAGGTGGCCGTGATGAAGGATGCAGGACCTGGGGGGCTGCGGGCGCAGGACAGCAGGGCAGCGTGGGCGCAGCAGGACGAGGCCAGCTCTTCCTCTCCTTTGGTGATTTTGACAATGAGAAAGTATTGTTAGTTGGAGTTCAAAAGCCAGAAAGGTTTTCACAGGACATCAGGCTGCCGGGTATGGGGCGGGGGAGCCGTGGGAGGCCAAGGGCAGGAGCCGGTGGCCAGCGGGCAGCACCTGGACAGGGCCGGCGTGAGGCCACGTCCGCCTCCCCCGCGGGAGCTGGTGGGCATCGGGGTGAGCTGGGGGGCCTCCTCGCAGTGACGTCTGTCTTTGGTTCCAGAGCTCACCGAGGCAGCGGAGGGGCCACGGGCCCCCCTGGGGGTCCCAGCCCACGGGCCAGGCGACGGCTGCCACACGCCAGGGACTGAGGAGGGACCGGGCATCCCGATACCCGCCTCAGGGCTCCTGCAGGTCACGGAGAGGCGGCGTAAGTAGGACCCCCGCCCGGCACGCTCAGCATGGCCCCTGGCGCCCGGGGGCCTGGGGAGGTCCGTGGAGCCGTTTCGTTCTGCGCACGCTGCACTCTGAGCAGAGGCCTGTCTGGCCTCGGAGGGGCCTCGGGTCCCCCAGCCTCGTGGGCAGGGCTGTGGGCTGAccaggcccctggccctgccccctccAGAGCCTCTGAGCAGCGTGTCCTCCCTGGAGGTCCACTTCGACCTGCTGGACCTCACCGAGCTGACCGACATGTCCGACCAGGAGCTGGCGGAGGTCTTCGCCGACTCAGATGACGAGAACCTGGCCGGCGAGTCCCCGACAGGTGAGGGCGGGGGTGCTGGGTGCCCCCGCAAACCCCTGCTGTTGAAACTGTCTCATCTCCAATGTGTGTTTTCAGAAGTGTTTGTCACCACGGCGCCCTCTCGCCCTTCCTTAACTGCGCTTTTCTAACAGGCAGCGAAAGGCCACAAGTCCCATTTGCTGAGTGAGTTTCCATCACGAGCTGGGCAGCGCCAAGCTAGGGTGCAGCCCTGGCTAGACTTGCCCCTTTCTGTCAACTCAGCCCCCGTCAAGGCCACTGCCTGACTTGGTTTCCC is a genomic window of Dasypus novemcinctus isolate mDasNov1 chromosome 18, mDasNov1.1.hap2, whole genome shotgun sequence containing:
- the DBNDD1 gene encoding dysbindin domain-containing protein 1, encoding MEPPEGAGPGELTEAAEGPRAPLGVPAHGPGDGCHTPGTEEGPGIPIPASGLLQVTERRQPLSSVSSLEVHFDLLDLTELTDMSDQELAEVFADSDDENLAGESPTGLHPLPPAGCLRSPSWTRARAAQGRDKLPPADPEQQAVLVDTFPDAERPKEE